In Rosa chinensis cultivar Old Blush chromosome 1, RchiOBHm-V2, whole genome shotgun sequence, a genomic segment contains:
- the LOC112165850 gene encoding haloacid dehalogenase-like hydrolase domain-containing protein Sgpp: MSISSVRRPLDSKCSLAFVAPLEAILFDIDGTLCDSDPLHYYAFCEMLQEVGFNGGVPITEEFFIENISGMHNEELCGVLFPDWDLQRARKFFEDKEDMFRRLASE, encoded by the exons ATGTCCATTTCATCAGTCCGTCGCCCACTGGACAG TAAATGTTCTCTAGCATTTGTCGCTCCTCTCGAAGCAATTCTATTTGATATAGATGGAACATTGTGTGATTCAGATCCGCTCCATTATTATGCTTTCTGTGAAATGCTTCAAGAA GTAGGTTTTAATGGTGGGGTTCCTATCACTGAGGAATTCTTCATTGAGAATATCAGTGGGATGCATAATGAGGAGCTCTGTGGTGTTCTCTTTCCTGATTGGGATCTCCAAAGAGCAAGAAAATTTTTTGAAGATAAGGAAGACATGTTTCGAAG ATTGGCATCTGAATAG